The Ciconia boyciana chromosome 2, ASM3463844v1, whole genome shotgun sequence genome has a segment encoding these proteins:
- the ASNS gene encoding asparagine synthetase [glutamine-hydrolyzing], giving the protein MCGIWALFGSDECLSVQCLSAMKIAHRGPDAFRFENVNGFTNCCFGFHRLAVVDQLYGMQPIRVKKFPYLWLCYNGEIYNFKQLQKQFGFEYQTLVDGEVILHLYNRGGIEQTASMLDGVFAFILLDTANRKVFLARDTYGVRPLFKVLTDDGFLGVCSEAKGLINLKHSTSLCPKVEPFLPGHYEVLDLKPSGKVASVELVKFHSYKDEPLHAACDTVETLPSGFDLETVKSNIRILFENAVRKRLMAHRRIGCLLSGGLDSSLVAAVLLKLMKEIDINYPLQTFAIGMENSPDLLAARKVAAHIGSEHHEVIFNSEEGIQAIEEVIFSLETYDITTVRASIGMYLVSKYIRKKTDSVVIFSGEGSDELTQGYIYFHKAPSPEEAAEESERLLKELYLFDVLRADRTTAAHGLELRVPFLDHRFTSYYLSLPAELRIPKNGIEKYLLRQSFEDSNLLPKEILWRPKEAFSDGIASVKKSWFSILQDYIDQQVDDLLLEKAAEKYPFNPPKTKESYYYRQIFEKHYSGQSNWLPHYWMPRWVKATDPSARTLKHYKSAAQE; this is encoded by the exons ATGTGCGGTATCTGGGCCCTGTTTGGGAGTGATGAATGCCTTTCTGTCCAGTGTCTAAGTGCCATGAAGATAGCACACAGAGGACCTGATGCGTTTCGTTTTGAGAACGTCAATGGATTCACCAACTGTTGTTTTGGTTTCCACCGCCTTGCAGTTGTTGATCAGTTATATGGCATGCAGCCTATCCGGGTGAAGAAATTCCCGTATCTGTGGTTGTGCTACAATGGGGAAATCTACAATTTCAAACAG ttGCAGAAGCAGTTTGGATTTGAATATCAAACGTTAGTGGATGGTGAGGTTATCCTTCATCTTTACAACAGAGGAGGAATAGAACAAACAGCATCCATGCTAGATGGTGTATTTGCTTTCATCCTTCTGGacactgcaaacagaaaagtgtTTCTGGCGAGAGATACCTATGGAGTCAGACCACTGTTTAAGGTGCTGACTGATGATGGATTTTTGGGTGTCTGTTCTGAGGCAAAAG GACTTATCAACTTAAAGCATTCAACATCCTTATGTCCTAAAGTGGAACCATTTCTCCCGGGTCATTATGAAGTGTTGGATTTAAAGCCCTCTGGCAAGGTTGCATCTGTGGAATTAGTAAAATTTCATAGCTATAAAGATGAACCACTCCATGCTGCATGTGATACAGTGGAAACTCTGCCTTCAG GCTTTGATCTTGAAACAGTGAAAAGCAACATCCGTATTctgtttgaaaatgctgttagAAAACGTTTGATGGCTCACAGAAGGATTGGCTGTCTTTTGTCAG GGGGCTTAGATTCCAGCTTGGTTGCAGCTGTTCTTCTGAAACTGATGAAAGAAATTGACATCAATTATCCATTACAAACCTTTGCAATTGGAATGGAAAACAGTCCCGACTTACTGGCTGCCAGAAAG GTGGCAGCACATATAGGCAGTGAACATCATGAAGTAATATTTAATTCTGAAGAGGGAATTCAGGCAATAGAGGAGGTTATCTTCTCCTTGGAAACCTATGATATAACAACAGTAAGAGCTTCAATTG gtatgtATCTTGTCTCCAAATATATACGGAAGAAAACAGACAGTGTGGTCATTTTTTCAGGCGAAGGATCAGATGAGCTGACACAAGGATATATCTATTTCCATAAG GCGCCGTCTCCCgaagaagctgcagaagagaGCGAGAGGCTTCTGAAAGAGCTCTACCTGTTTGATGTACTTCGTGCAGACAGAACTACTGCAGCACATGG TCTTGAACTGAGAGTCCCATTTTTGGATCATCGGTTTACTTCTTATTATTTATCTCTACCAGCAGAACTGCGAATCCCAAAG AATGGAattgaaaaataccttttaagaCAGTCCTTTGAAGATTCCAACTTGCTTCCCAAAGAAATACTCTGGAGGCCCAAAGAAGCTTTCAGTGATGGTATAGCATCAGTAAAAAAATCCTGGTTTTCTATTCTTCAGGACTATATTGATCAACAG GTTGATGACCTTCTGCTGGAAAAGGCAGCGGAGAAATATCCTTTCAATCCTCCTAAAACGAAAGAAAGTTATTACTACCGCCAGATCTTTGAAAAGCACTACTCAGGGCAAAGCAACTGGCTGCCCCACTACTGGATGCCGAGATGGGTTAAAGCTACTGATCCTTCTGCTCGCACATTGAAACATTACAAGTCAGCTGCCCAAGAATAG